In Myxococcales bacterium, a single window of DNA contains:
- a CDS encoding sigma 54-interacting transcriptional regulator, producing the protein MAFDDETRRVAADAGARVLSVSLVVLDGPSRGLRVKVQGTRATIGSSAACSLVLADRSVSRVHCALEIGAAGIALKDLGSTNGTRVGEVTVRDADLLPGAVVQLGASAFRVEVEGQGEIVPLSPRDAFGELVGESVAMRQLYSVLERVAPTDATLLLTGETGTGKDVAARSVHAASPRRGGPFVPVDCGAIPESLIESELFGHVRGAFTGAIHNRKGAFEEAHGGTLFLDEIGEMPVAMQAKLLRALESRSIRRVGATGLVPVDVRVIAATHRTLARSVNEGTFREDLYYRLAVVELTLPPLRARQGDVPLLARRFFERIAPPHTRLSPDALRALEARSWPGNVRELRNYVERAVALGQVQDASVESGSAPRGSPAAPAPLPEGLEVLVPLSLPLKEARERWVEAFESVYVRAMLRETEGNVTRAAERAGVSRRFLQRTLARLGLSRDDDDG; encoded by the coding sequence ATGGCCTTCGATGACGAGACCCGCCGAGTCGCCGCGGACGCGGGCGCTCGCGTGCTCTCGGTGTCGCTCGTCGTGCTCGACGGTCCCTCGCGTGGGCTGCGCGTGAAGGTGCAGGGGACCCGCGCGACGATCGGCTCGTCCGCGGCGTGCTCGCTGGTGCTCGCCGATCGCTCCGTTTCGCGCGTGCACTGCGCGCTCGAGATCGGGGCCGCGGGCATCGCCCTGAAGGATCTCGGCAGCACGAACGGCACGAGGGTGGGGGAGGTCACGGTGCGCGACGCCGATCTGCTCCCGGGGGCGGTCGTCCAGCTCGGCGCCTCGGCGTTTCGAGTCGAGGTCGAGGGGCAGGGCGAGATCGTGCCGCTCTCCCCGCGCGACGCCTTTGGCGAGCTCGTCGGCGAGAGCGTGGCGATGCGGCAGCTCTACTCGGTGCTCGAGCGCGTCGCACCTACGGACGCCACGCTCCTCCTCACGGGCGAGACCGGTACGGGCAAGGACGTCGCCGCGCGCTCGGTCCACGCCGCGAGCCCGCGCCGTGGGGGACCGTTCGTGCCGGTCGACTGCGGGGCGATCCCGGAGTCGCTCATCGAGAGCGAGCTCTTCGGGCACGTACGCGGCGCGTTCACCGGCGCGATCCACAACCGCAAGGGCGCGTTCGAGGAGGCCCACGGCGGCACCCTCTTTCTCGATGAGATTGGCGAGATGCCCGTCGCCATGCAGGCCAAGCTGCTGCGCGCGCTCGAGTCGCGCAGCATTCGCCGGGTGGGCGCCACGGGGCTCGTGCCCGTCGACGTGCGCGTGATCGCCGCCACCCACCGCACGCTCGCCCGGTCGGTGAACGAGGGCACGTTCCGCGAGGACCTTTACTATCGCCTCGCGGTCGTCGAGCTGACCCTCCCGCCGCTGCGGGCGCGACAGGGCGACGTGCCGCTGCTCGCCCGCAGGTTCTTCGAGAGGATCGCGCCGCCGCACACCCGCCTCTCCCCCGACGCGCTGCGCGCGCTCGAGGCTCGTTCGTGGCCCGGCAACGTGCGCGAGCTCCGAAACTACGTCGAGCGCGCCGTGGCGCTCGGCCAGGTGCAAGACGCCTCCGTCGAGTCCGGCTCCGCGCCCCGCGGCTCGCCTGCGGCGCCCGCCCCGCTGCCCGAAGGCCTCGAGGTGCTCGTGCCGCTCTCACTGCCGCTGAAGGAGGCGCGCGAGAGGTGGGTCGAGGCGTTCGAGAGCGTCTACGTGCGGGCCATGCTGCGCGAGACCGAGGGCAACGTCACCCGCGCCGCCGAGCGCGCTGGAGTCTCCCGCAGGTTTCTCCAGCGCACCCTCGCGCGGCTCGGGCTCTCGCGTGACGACGACGACGGCTGA
- a CDS encoding MFS transporter has product MREFLDAFKALRGAPRALWLVIFAFSLESMAYFGILPLMKPYISQDIGISPALASTWVSVFTGALTLVMLFVGKPAEDKLGIRKGILFALFLIIVGRALYGSAPFVGGAVLLAVSLIVVALGEGVLQPIAYAGVKKYTNEKNGAMGYAVLYSFFNLGAALIGPISAGVRTTFDEKHKAGTSALSGFNAVNWVCLAITVVTLLVFGALMTKKAEANVVRLIDAAPTGEGEKAVVTASPFRDTRFMFFIFMLLPVRTLFAHQWLTMPEYVLRAYPKEIGDRMEWLVDSVNPIIIFFGVPLLTALTKRAHVLTMMILGSGVSAMATFLLCGGPSTPMLIAYFCVFSLGEALWSSRFLEYAAELAPPGRTAQYMGIANLPWFVAKTTTGFYSGWVLERFCPKSGPQHTEMMWLIYGLIALASPIGLLLARRWVLAGLGTKAAKPAESEAETA; this is encoded by the coding sequence GTGAGGGAATTTCTCGACGCATTCAAGGCGCTCCGCGGCGCGCCCCGGGCGCTGTGGCTCGTCATCTTCGCGTTCAGCCTCGAGTCGATGGCCTACTTCGGCATCTTGCCGCTGATGAAACCGTACATCTCGCAGGACATCGGCATCTCCCCGGCGCTCGCGAGCACCTGGGTGTCCGTGTTCACCGGCGCGCTCACCCTGGTGATGCTCTTCGTCGGCAAGCCCGCGGAGGACAAGCTCGGGATCCGCAAGGGGATCCTCTTCGCGCTGTTCCTCATCATCGTGGGCCGGGCGCTCTACGGCTCGGCGCCCTTCGTGGGCGGAGCGGTGCTCCTCGCGGTGTCGCTGATCGTGGTCGCGCTCGGCGAGGGCGTGCTGCAGCCCATCGCCTACGCGGGCGTGAAGAAGTACACGAACGAGAAGAACGGGGCGATGGGGTACGCCGTCCTCTACTCGTTCTTCAACCTCGGCGCGGCGCTCATCGGACCCATCTCCGCGGGCGTGCGGACTACGTTCGACGAGAAGCACAAGGCGGGGACGAGCGCCCTCTCGGGGTTCAACGCGGTGAACTGGGTGTGCCTCGCCATCACCGTGGTCACCCTCCTGGTGTTCGGCGCGTTGATGACGAAGAAGGCAGAGGCCAACGTCGTCCGTCTGATCGACGCGGCCCCGACCGGCGAGGGAGAGAAGGCCGTCGTGACCGCCTCGCCCTTCCGCGACACGCGCTTCATGTTCTTCATCTTCATGTTGCTCCCCGTGCGGACGCTCTTCGCGCACCAGTGGCTCACGATGCCCGAGTACGTCCTCCGCGCGTATCCGAAGGAGATCGGGGATCGCATGGAGTGGCTGGTCGACTCGGTCAACCCGATCATCATCTTCTTCGGGGTGCCCCTCCTGACGGCGCTGACGAAGCGAGCGCACGTGCTCACGATGATGATCCTCGGCTCCGGTGTGAGCGCCATGGCGACGTTCCTGCTGTGCGGCGGCCCGAGCACGCCGATGCTCATCGCCTACTTCTGCGTGTTCTCGCTCGGCGAGGCGCTCTGGTCTTCGCGTTTCCTCGAGTATGCCGCCGAGCTCGCCCCGCCGGGGCGCACGGCGCAGTACATGGGCATCGCCAACCTCCCGTGGTTCGTCGCGAAGACGACGACGGGGTTCTACTCGGGCTGGGTGCTCGAGCGCTTCTGCCCGAAGAGCGGACCGCAGCACACGGAGATGATGTGGCTCATCTACGGGCTCATCGCGCTCGCGAGCCCGATCGGCCTCTTGCTCGCGCGCAGGTGGGTCCTCGCGGGGTTGGGCACGAAGGCAGCGAAGCCCGCGGAGTCGGAGGCCGAGACCGCCTGA
- a CDS encoding TetR/AcrR family transcriptional regulator yields MSTRIVAEATRLFSARGFDGTALQDIADAVGVTKPAILHHFQSKELVLQAVLDAIVRHWEGTLPRLLLEATAGERRFDAVIGEVVRFFADDADRTRVVLRHALDRPAEARALIRDKVRLWMGAVASYVRRGRERGLHPPDVDEDAYVLLVLQLIIATTATFPVLREALPGTPAEGLARVEAEAVRIARAALFTPAGAVGAGRDASPLWRGAERESTPARHGRATSSHMMYHAAVWLDHSDAKVFHVGPEEVQETLVHSPKHHVKGHVPHATHTESREAQQYFEQIVKAVGDATEVLVLGPGKAKLELIKHAAKHDAGFAERVVGVETVDHPTDGQIVAYVRKYFRAKDRILGT; encoded by the coding sequence ATGAGCACCCGAATCGTGGCGGAGGCGACGCGGCTCTTCTCGGCGCGCGGCTTCGACGGCACGGCGCTGCAGGACATCGCCGACGCGGTGGGCGTCACGAAGCCGGCGATCCTGCACCACTTTCAGTCCAAGGAGCTCGTGCTCCAGGCGGTGCTCGACGCCATCGTGCGCCACTGGGAGGGCACGCTCCCTCGGCTCCTGCTCGAGGCCACGGCTGGGGAGCGCCGCTTCGACGCCGTGATAGGCGAGGTGGTCCGCTTCTTCGCCGACGACGCCGACCGCACGCGCGTCGTTCTCCGCCACGCCCTCGACCGCCCAGCCGAAGCGCGAGCCCTGATCCGCGACAAGGTCCGGCTCTGGATGGGCGCCGTGGCCTCCTACGTGCGGCGCGGTCGCGAGCGAGGTCTGCACCCTCCCGACGTCGACGAGGACGCGTACGTCTTGCTCGTCCTGCAGCTCATCATCGCGACCACCGCGACCTTCCCGGTGCTCCGCGAGGCGCTGCCGGGGACCCCCGCCGAGGGCCTCGCGCGCGTCGAGGCCGAGGCCGTGCGCATCGCGCGAGCGGCGCTCTTCACGCCCGCCGGCGCCGTCGGCGCGGGCCGCGACGCCTCCCCCCTTTGGCGAGGCGCTGAGCGCGAATCCACGCCAGCTCGGCACGGACGTGCTACGTCGAGTCACATGATGTACCACGCCGCGGTCTGGCTCGACCACTCGGACGCCAAGGTGTTTCACGTCGGTCCCGAGGAGGTCCAGGAGACCCTCGTTCACTCCCCGAAGCACCACGTGAAGGGGCACGTGCCGCACGCGACGCACACCGAATCGCGCGAGGCCCAGCAATACTTCGAGCAGATCGTGAAGGCCGTGGGCGACGCGACGGAGGTGCTCGTGCTCGGCCCCGGCAAGGCGAAGCTGGAGCTCATCAAGCACGCCGCGAAGCACGACGCGGGGTTCGCCGAGCGGGTCGTCGGTGTCGAGACCGTCGATCACCCGACCGACGGACAGATCGTCGCCTACGTGCGCAAGTACTTCCGCGCGAAGGATCGCATCCTCGGTACCTGA
- the ada gene encoding bifunctional DNA-binding transcriptional regulator/O6-methylguanine-DNA methyltransferase Ada: MSTPSAPSRPARAPAARPTRRPTPARAPHPPDARWRAVAERDASADGRFVYSVATTGVYCRPGCPSRRPREEHVAFHDTPADAERAGFRACLRCLPAGPPAAVRDANQITALCRLLDAPTPPGLAELGRAAGRSAYHVQRVFKAATGVTPREYAAERRAERLRASLGAATSVTEAAFDAGFSGLGRFYEATDRALGMTPSAFRAGGALESIRYAFGVSSLGEVLVAVTARGVCAVFLGDDREALRADLARRFPRANLARADDALAATVSELVSLVEEPARATTLPLDVRGTAFQLRVWRALSEIPPGEIRSYLELARAAGVPRAVRAVAGACGANPVSVVIPCHRVVRGDGDLSGYRWGVERKRALLVRERGAASPPRRGPNG; this comes from the coding sequence GTGTCCACCCCGTCCGCTCCGTCTCGCCCTGCGCGCGCTCCTGCCGCGCGCCCTACGCGCCGCCCCACGCCGGCCCGCGCCCCTCACCCTCCGGACGCCCGCTGGCGCGCCGTCGCGGAGCGCGACGCCTCCGCGGACGGTCGCTTCGTCTACTCGGTCGCGACGACGGGCGTGTACTGCCGCCCAGGGTGCCCCTCGCGCCGCCCTCGCGAGGAGCACGTCGCGTTCCACGACACGCCCGCTGACGCCGAGCGCGCGGGCTTTCGAGCTTGCCTCCGGTGCCTGCCCGCCGGGCCGCCCGCCGCGGTGCGCGATGCCAACCAGATCACGGCGCTCTGCCGCCTGCTGGACGCCCCCACACCGCCGGGGCTCGCCGAGCTGGGGCGGGCGGCGGGGCGCAGCGCGTACCACGTGCAGCGCGTCTTCAAGGCCGCGACGGGGGTGACGCCACGCGAGTACGCGGCCGAGCGCCGCGCCGAGCGCCTGCGGGCTTCGCTGGGCGCGGCGACGAGCGTGACGGAGGCCGCGTTCGACGCCGGCTTCAGTGGCCTCGGGCGCTTCTACGAGGCGACCGACCGCGCGCTCGGGATGACGCCCTCGGCGTTTCGTGCGGGCGGCGCGCTCGAGTCGATCCGCTACGCGTTCGGTGTGTCGTCCCTCGGTGAGGTGCTCGTCGCGGTGACCGCGCGCGGCGTGTGCGCGGTCTTCCTGGGCGACGATCGCGAGGCCCTCCGCGCGGATCTCGCGCGGCGCTTCCCGCGCGCCAACCTCGCGCGCGCCGACGACGCCCTCGCGGCGACCGTGAGCGAGCTCGTGTCGCTCGTCGAGGAGCCGGCCCGCGCCACGACCCTCCCCCTCGACGTCCGGGGGACCGCGTTCCAGCTGCGCGTGTGGCGCGCCCTCTCGGAGATCCCGCCCGGAGAGATCCGGAGCTACCTCGAGCTCGCCCGCGCGGCGGGGGTCCCGCGGGCCGTCCGCGCGGTCGCCGGGGCCTGCGGCGCGAACCCGGTGTCGGTCGTGATCCCGTGCCACCGCGTCGTGCGCGGCGACGGCGATCTCTCGGGGTACCGGTGGGGCGTCGAGCGCAAGCGGGCGCTGCTCGTGCGCGAGCGGGGCGCCGCGTCCCCGCCGCGTCGCGGACCGAACGGTTGA
- a CDS encoding protein kinase, whose protein sequence is MSGHLRLAAGSVFAGEYRIVRRLGAGGMGSVYVVDQVSTGKQRALKLMHPDLVESPAFRARFEREATVGARIDSDHIVEVHAAGIDTATGAPWLVMELLRGQDLAQKINATGPLSRDEARRIFEQLFHGVSAAHGAGVVHRDLKPENVFIATARRAGDDLFVKVLDFGIAQLSSETAKNSSTEPLGSPRWMAPEQTTRTPLTPGADVWALALIVYHAMTGASFWNAANEGAIAALLRELLLDPIPRASERARASGRALDLGPAFDAWFARCLSRAPEARFADAREAWAALQPILATKLEAAPTRWAPSLTDTAPDPPRPARQSTERMYGPGQTVIPLVPLAPFSAAPTTRAMASAPTSEPPSMTPIAVALGGALAGISLIVAVVDGLGRAPVEEPPAAALSQLPSERPAERPVAPALPVPVYEAPAWAPASRAPAALAPAAPSIDDRLLPTFVAGPDAGTVPERPTQGDWEKVRAVLLPRTESLNCADLQLLLTACRETGAYCARHAAELRAARKCP, encoded by the coding sequence ATGAGTGGCCACTTGCGCCTGGCGGCCGGGTCGGTGTTCGCCGGCGAATACCGCATCGTGAGGCGGCTCGGTGCCGGTGGCATGGGTTCCGTGTACGTCGTGGACCAGGTGAGCACTGGCAAGCAGCGCGCGCTGAAGCTCATGCACCCCGATCTCGTGGAGAGCCCCGCCTTTCGAGCGCGCTTCGAGCGAGAGGCGACGGTCGGCGCTCGGATTGACAGCGACCACATCGTCGAGGTTCACGCGGCCGGAATCGATACGGCGACGGGAGCGCCGTGGCTCGTGATGGAGCTCCTGCGAGGCCAGGACCTCGCGCAGAAGATCAACGCGACCGGACCGCTCTCGCGTGATGAGGCGCGCCGGATCTTCGAGCAGCTCTTTCACGGAGTCTCGGCCGCGCACGGCGCCGGCGTCGTTCATCGCGACTTGAAGCCCGAGAACGTGTTCATCGCGACAGCTCGCCGAGCGGGCGATGACCTTTTCGTGAAGGTGCTCGACTTCGGCATCGCTCAGCTCAGCAGCGAGACCGCGAAGAACAGCAGCACCGAGCCGCTCGGGTCGCCTCGGTGGATGGCGCCCGAGCAGACGACGCGCACGCCGCTCACACCAGGAGCCGACGTGTGGGCGCTTGCCTTGATCGTCTATCACGCGATGACCGGGGCGAGCTTCTGGAACGCCGCCAACGAGGGCGCGATCGCGGCTCTGCTGCGGGAGCTGCTCCTCGATCCGATCCCGCGCGCGAGCGAGCGCGCCCGGGCGAGTGGGCGCGCGCTTGACCTCGGTCCGGCGTTCGACGCTTGGTTTGCTCGGTGCCTCAGCCGAGCGCCCGAAGCTCGCTTCGCTGACGCTCGGGAGGCGTGGGCGGCGCTCCAGCCCATCCTCGCGACGAAGCTTGAGGCCGCGCCGACCCGTTGGGCGCCGAGCCTGACGGACACCGCGCCGGACCCGCCGCGGCCAGCGAGGCAATCGACCGAGCGGATGTACGGCCCTGGGCAGACGGTTATTCCCCTCGTGCCCCTCGCGCCGTTCAGCGCCGCGCCGACGACCCGCGCGATGGCGAGCGCGCCGACCTCGGAGCCGCCCTCGATGACGCCGATCGCCGTGGCGCTCGGCGGCGCGCTCGCGGGCATTTCGCTTATCGTGGCGGTCGTCGACGGGCTCGGCCGCGCTCCGGTGGAGGAGCCCCCCGCCGCCGCGCTGTCGCAACTCCCGAGCGAGCGACCCGCCGAACGGCCCGTCGCGCCCGCGCTTCCCGTGCCGGTCTACGAGGCCCCGGCGTGGGCCCCTGCGTCGCGGGCCCCCGCGGCGCTGGCTCCCGCGGCGCCGTCGATCGACGACCGGCTGCTCCCGACGTTCGTGGCCGGGCCCGACGCCGGGACGGTCCCAGAGCGCCCCACGCAGGGCGACTGGGAGAAGGTGAGGGCGGTGCTCCTCCCGCGCACGGAATCCCTCAATTGCGCAGACCTCCAGCTTCTGCTCACGGCGTGCCGCGAGACAGGCGCCTACTGCGCGCGGCATGCGGCGGAGCTGCGGGCGGCGCGCAAGTGCCCTTGA
- the alr gene encoding alanine racemase — translation MRPTRAEVNLAALRHNLRVLQRHAGEARVWPVLKADAYGHGAPAVARTLERAGADGFCVALLEEAIELREAGITSPILVMSGAYGGGHDEVVQRGLVPVVYDRGQLEELARAVRQLGAAAPHAVHLKIDTGMARLGVPLADLAPFARSLHEFPELRVDGLMTHLACADAATPEETAHQLRLFDEATATLGRHGVRARVRHAANSAALLRGESSLDAVRPGIAIFGVSPVAEGEREPLSSELRQAIRVRTEIVSIRELEAGKPVGYGALHRTSRPSRIATVPIGYADGLSRKLTNRGHMLVRGVRAPIVGAVSMDMTMLDVTDVPGAALRDEVIVTGAQDGPHGRDHIGAHELAAHADTIPWEILTSISRRVPRFYREP, via the coding sequence GTGCGCCCGACCCGCGCCGAGGTGAACCTCGCGGCGCTGCGGCACAACCTCCGCGTCCTGCAGCGTCACGCGGGCGAGGCCCGCGTGTGGCCGGTGCTCAAGGCCGACGCGTACGGGCACGGCGCCCCCGCGGTCGCGCGCACCCTCGAGAGGGCCGGCGCGGACGGCTTCTGCGTCGCGCTCCTGGAGGAGGCGATCGAGCTCCGCGAGGCGGGGATCACGTCGCCCATCCTCGTGATGAGCGGCGCGTACGGCGGGGGTCATGACGAGGTGGTCCAGCGTGGCCTCGTGCCCGTGGTCTACGACCGCGGTCAGCTCGAGGAGCTGGCGCGCGCCGTGCGGCAGCTCGGCGCGGCCGCACCCCACGCGGTCCACTTGAAGATCGACACCGGCATGGCGCGCCTCGGCGTGCCGCTCGCCGACCTCGCCCCTTTCGCGCGCTCGCTCCACGAGTTCCCCGAGCTCCGCGTCGACGGCCTCATGACCCACCTCGCGTGCGCCGACGCGGCCACCCCCGAGGAGACCGCCCATCAACTCCGGCTCTTCGACGAGGCCACGGCGACGCTCGGCCGCCACGGCGTCCGCGCCCGCGTGCGCCACGCGGCCAACAGCGCCGCGCTGCTGCGAGGCGAGTCGAGCCTCGACGCGGTGCGCCCGGGGATCGCCATCTTCGGGGTCTCGCCCGTGGCGGAAGGCGAGCGTGAGCCCCTCTCCTCCGAGCTGCGGCAGGCGATCCGGGTGCGCACCGAGATCGTGTCGATCCGCGAGCTCGAGGCTGGCAAGCCCGTAGGCTACGGGGCGCTCCACCGCACGTCGCGTCCCTCGCGCATCGCGACGGTTCCCATCGGATACGCCGACGGCCTGTCCCGCAAGCTCACGAACCGCGGCCACATGCTCGTGCGCGGCGTGCGTGCGCCCATCGTGGGCGCCGTGTCGATGGACATGACCATGCTCGACGTCACCGACGTGCCGGGCGCCGCGCTCCGCGACGAGGTCATCGTCACCGGCGCGCAGGACGGACCGCACGGCCGCGACCACATCGGCGCGCACGAGCTCGCCGCCCACGCCGACACGATCCCGTGGGAGATCCTCACCTCGATCTCGCGCCGCGTCCCCCGGTTCTACCGCGAGCCCTGA
- the nadA gene encoding quinolinate synthase NadA, which yields MSSSPRTPRPPRPESRLPIAGRAAASHVDPSLDLEAEITRLKRERNAVLLAHYYQDSDIQDVADFLGDSLQLAQAAAKTQADVICFAGVHFMAETAKILNPNKIVVLPDVEAGCSLAEGCPADKFAAWKARHPGAVAVSYINCSAEVKALSDYIVTSSNAEKIVRGIPDDQVVLFGPDRNLGAWLNAKIGRSRPMELWQGSCIVHETFSERKLLGLKERHPKALVLAHPECEEAVLAHADYIGSTTGILTFSKTSEAREFIVATEPGILHQMQLASPEKLFVPAPPEASCACNECPHMKKNSLEKVYLALRDLSPRLEMSSELLERSRVPIERMLALS from the coding sequence ATGAGCAGCTCGCCTCGCACGCCCCGTCCGCCTCGGCCCGAGAGCCGCCTCCCGATCGCCGGCCGCGCGGCCGCCTCGCACGTCGACCCCTCCCTCGACCTCGAGGCGGAGATCACCCGGCTGAAGCGCGAGCGAAACGCCGTGCTGCTCGCCCACTACTACCAAGACTCCGACATCCAGGACGTGGCCGACTTCCTGGGCGACTCGCTGCAGCTCGCGCAGGCCGCGGCGAAGACTCAAGCCGACGTGATTTGCTTCGCGGGCGTTCACTTCATGGCCGAGACCGCGAAGATCCTGAACCCTAACAAGATCGTGGTGTTGCCCGATGTCGAGGCGGGGTGCTCCCTCGCCGAAGGCTGCCCGGCCGACAAGTTCGCCGCCTGGAAGGCGCGCCACCCGGGCGCGGTCGCAGTGAGCTACATCAACTGCTCGGCCGAGGTGAAGGCCCTCTCCGACTACATCGTCACGTCGTCCAACGCGGAGAAGATCGTCCGCGGCATCCCCGACGACCAGGTCGTGCTCTTCGGGCCCGATCGGAACCTCGGCGCGTGGCTCAACGCGAAGATCGGCCGTTCGCGCCCGATGGAGCTCTGGCAGGGGAGCTGCATCGTGCACGAGACGTTCAGCGAGCGGAAGCTCCTCGGCCTGAAGGAACGGCATCCCAAGGCTCTCGTGCTCGCTCACCCCGAGTGCGAGGAGGCGGTGCTCGCGCACGCCGACTACATCGGCTCGACGACGGGGATCCTCACTTTCTCGAAGACCTCCGAGGCGCGCGAGTTCATCGTGGCCACGGAGCCGGGCATCCTCCACCAGATGCAGCTCGCGTCGCCGGAGAAGCTCTTCGTCCCGGCCCCGCCCGAGGCGAGCTGTGCGTGCAACGAGTGCCCCCACATGAAGAAGAACTCGCTGGAGAAGGTGTACCTCGCTCTCCGCGATCTGAGCCCGCGGTTGGAGATGAGCTCCGAGCTCCTCGAGCGCTCGCGCGTGCCGATCGAGCGCATGCTGGCGCTGAGCTAG
- a CDS encoding OsmC family protein — MDPHETRVTFPGGKRVDAAFGPHVVRTDQSSAHGGAGSAPEPFELFLASLATCAGIYALGFCQARDLATEGLDLVQRATFDPTTKRLTRVDLVVTLPPDFPEKYRAAIVRAMEGCRVKKTLFDPPEVTVTAEATPSLVAPREGSGEALAPAAGGGA; from the coding sequence ATGGACCCCCACGAGACCCGCGTGACATTCCCCGGAGGCAAGCGCGTCGACGCGGCGTTTGGGCCGCACGTCGTCCGCACGGATCAGTCGTCGGCTCATGGGGGCGCGGGCTCGGCGCCGGAGCCGTTCGAGCTCTTCCTGGCCTCGCTCGCGACCTGCGCGGGCATCTACGCGCTCGGGTTCTGCCAGGCGCGCGACCTCGCGACGGAGGGCCTCGACCTCGTGCAGCGCGCGACGTTCGACCCCACGACGAAGCGCCTGACGCGCGTCGACCTGGTGGTCACGCTTCCGCCTGATTTTCCAGAGAAGTACCGCGCCGCGATCGTCCGCGCGATGGAGGGGTGCCGGGTCAAGAAGACCCTCTTCGATCCGCCGGAGGTGACGGTCACCGCGGAGGCGACGCCCAGCCTCGTCGCGCCGCGCGAGGGGTCCGGCGAGGCGCTCGCGCCTGCCGCGGGCGGAGGGGCGTAG
- a CDS encoding ABC transporter permease produces the protein MLAFRAASWLVRPPFRFTQILGAIEFIGAGSMFIAGLVGLFTGMAFTVSVIVGFRQFSAEGMVGGVVALALARELAPVLAAVVVTARAGSTMASELGNMRVSEQIDAITTMGVSPIQYLVAPRILATTLVLPLLGLFFAISGMAGAYLVAVVWQSIDPGIFLERIRTFVQFSDIRMLVVKSAIFGLVVSTICCNKGFFASGGARGVGEATAKAVVSSIVAIFACDYVVTTMMTDI, from the coding sequence ATGCTCGCCTTCCGCGCGGCGAGCTGGCTCGTGCGCCCGCCTTTTCGCTTCACCCAAATCCTCGGGGCGATCGAGTTCATCGGCGCAGGCTCGATGTTCATCGCCGGGCTCGTCGGGCTCTTCACGGGAATGGCGTTCACGGTGAGCGTCATCGTGGGGTTCCGGCAGTTCTCGGCCGAAGGGATGGTCGGCGGCGTCGTCGCGCTCGCGCTCGCGCGGGAGCTCGCCCCCGTGCTGGCGGCCGTCGTCGTGACGGCGCGCGCCGGCAGCACCATGGCGAGCGAGCTCGGCAACATGCGCGTGTCCGAGCAGATCGACGCCATCACCACCATGGGCGTGAGCCCCATCCAGTACCTCGTCGCGCCCCGAATCCTCGCGACCACCCTCGTGCTCCCGCTGCTCGGCCTCTTCTTCGCGATCTCCGGCATGGCCGGGGCGTACCTCGTGGCGGTCGTCTGGCAGTCGATCGATCCGGGCATCTTCCTCGAGCGAATTCGCACCTTCGTGCAGTTCTCCGACATCCGCATGCTGGTCGTGAAGAGCGCCATCTTCGGCCTGGTCGTCAGCACGATCTGCTGCAACAAGGGGTTCTTCGCCTCTGGCGGCGCGCGCGGCGTGGGCGAGGCGACGGCGAAGGCGGTCGTCTCCAGCATCGTGGCCATCTTCGCGTGCGACTACGTCGTCACGACCATGATGACCGACATCTGA
- a CDS encoding TIGR02266 family protein gives MVSAPPPPPSETNVGVDAADLSIEQRQDDARGPISLRVDYKRLNSFFADYTKNISRGGTFIQTDRPLTVGTEFLFELGVPVTDPALGDGRFRLSGVVKWVVKASEASPGRPPGMGIRFLFPDRADEERLTAFVRKLMQLSLGRHIADRLMAKGRVVG, from the coding sequence ATGGTGTCCGCGCCCCCGCCCCCTCCGTCTGAGACCAACGTGGGGGTGGACGCCGCCGACCTCTCGATCGAGCAGCGTCAAGACGACGCGCGCGGCCCCATCTCGCTGCGTGTAGATTACAAGCGTCTGAACTCGTTCTTCGCGGACTACACGAAGAACATCTCGCGCGGCGGCACCTTCATCCAGACCGATCGCCCGCTGACGGTCGGCACCGAGTTTCTCTTCGAGCTCGGCGTGCCCGTGACCGATCCCGCGCTAGGCGATGGCCGCTTCAGGCTCTCCGGCGTGGTCAAGTGGGTGGTCAAGGCGAGCGAGGCGAGCCCCGGACGCCCGCCGGGCATGGGCATCCGCTTTCTCTTCCCCGACCGGGCCGACGAAGAGCGCCTCACCGCGTTCGTGCGGAAGCTCATGCAGCTCTCTCTAGGCCGCCACATCGCCGACCGCCTCATGGCGAAGGGGCGCGTGGTCGGGTAG